A window of the Bacteriovorax sp. PP10 genome harbors these coding sequences:
- a CDS encoding response regulator transcription factor has protein sequence MKILFIEDDIKLSSFVIQALSDEGFSVDHASDGELGLKMIDDHAYDTIILDLMLPKVDGSSILAHLQTKTNPPPVLILSAKQSVADRVKGLREGGDDYLVKPFSFTELLARVEVLLRRNHRNIRTAHLSFEDIEIDIDTREVKRGNVKIELHPREFVLLHYFMTRPNIVVTKTQILEKAWGYNFEPQTNVVDVLVCRLRNKLDKDFDIKTIHTIRGVGYVLKKG, from the coding sequence ATGAAAATACTATTTATTGAAGATGATATAAAATTATCAAGTTTTGTCATTCAAGCTTTGAGTGATGAGGGCTTCAGTGTAGATCATGCTAGCGATGGAGAATTAGGCCTTAAAATGATTGATGATCATGCTTATGACACAATCATTTTGGATTTGATGTTACCAAAGGTGGATGGCTCAAGCATTCTTGCTCACTTGCAGACAAAAACGAATCCACCTCCTGTTTTAATTTTAAGTGCAAAGCAATCAGTTGCCGATCGAGTAAAAGGCCTAAGAGAAGGCGGAGATGACTATCTAGTGAAGCCTTTTTCATTCACTGAACTTTTGGCCAGAGTTGAAGTCCTTCTCAGAAGAAACCATCGCAATATTCGTACAGCTCATTTAAGTTTCGAAGATATCGAGATTGATATTGATACACGCGAAGTAAAACGAGGTAATGTCAAAATTGAACTTCATCCAAGAGAGTTTGTTTTGTTGCACTACTTTATGACTCGACCAAATATTGTTGTAACTAAAACACAAATTCTCGAAAAGGCATGGGGTTATAATTTTGAACCTCAAACTAACGTAGTTGATGTGCTTGTTTGCAGACTAAGAAATAAGCTCGATAAGGACTTTGATATAAAAACGATACATACAATTCGTGGCGTGGGTTATGTTCTTAAAAAGGGTTAA
- a CDS encoding Crp/Fnr family transcriptional regulator — translation MANLNKKNVYLIVSGKPARLELISEMIRRHHKDVVIYTAPSGNVGLLKTRNANVDIVIADSEHFTTDIYNMVDVILHENKNPYQALLIVGIPPEEKFIDELVMGKIYFLDENFQESEFSHLLAKALNYTTHTEPASFQLRYLATGDILIKEGEEAKFVYILKHGHLQAFNYINDKKVILGNVESGEFVGEMAYINNEPRSATIEATSNAQLIEVPIELVDKILYKRPAWSKALMQTLSKRLKNANKAAGTF, via the coding sequence ATGGCCAACTTAAATAAAAAAAATGTCTATCTTATAGTATCGGGGAAACCCGCTCGCTTGGAACTCATCAGTGAAATGATAAGACGTCATCATAAAGATGTTGTCATTTACACGGCCCCTAGCGGGAACGTCGGGCTGCTGAAAACAAGAAATGCAAACGTTGATATCGTCATAGCTGACTCAGAACATTTCACAACCGATATTTATAATATGGTCGATGTGATTTTGCATGAAAACAAAAATCCATACCAGGCCTTATTGATTGTAGGGATTCCACCAGAAGAAAAATTTATCGATGAACTTGTTATGGGAAAAATTTATTTCCTTGATGAGAACTTTCAAGAAAGTGAATTTTCACATCTCCTGGCCAAGGCCTTAAACTATACAACTCACACAGAACCAGCTTCCTTTCAACTTCGTTATCTTGCCACAGGGGACATCCTTATCAAAGAAGGAGAAGAAGCCAAGTTCGTCTACATTTTAAAACACGGACACCTTCAGGCCTTTAACTATATCAATGATAAAAAAGTTATTTTGGGTAATGTTGAATCGGGGGAATTTGTAGGTGAAATGGCCTACATCAATAACGAACCTCGTTCAGCGACGATTGAAGCAACTTCTAATGCTCAACTTATCGAAGTCCCTATTGAGTTGGTAGATAAAATTCTTTATAAGAGACCTGCCTGGTCGAAAGCACTTATGCAAACTCTTTCAAAAAGATTGAAGAACGCTAATAAAGCTGCTGGAACTTTTTAG
- a CDS encoding DUF488 domain-containing protein, whose translation MIKIKRVYEAQDKSDGYRVLVDRLWPRGMKKTELSFDEWPKEICPSSELRKTFAHDPAKFSEFKEDYKKELKSEEAKKEIEFLAKLASKRNVTLLYAAHDEKINHAVVLKEVLDHKSKTRSKAT comes from the coding sequence ATGATAAAAATTAAACGCGTCTATGAAGCACAAGATAAAAGTGATGGCTACCGCGTCTTAGTTGATCGTCTATGGCCAAGAGGAATGAAAAAAACCGAATTAAGTTTTGATGAATGGCCAAAAGAAATTTGTCCAAGTTCGGAGCTTAGAAAAACTTTTGCACATGATCCAGCGAAGTTTAGTGAATTTAAAGAAGATTATAAAAAAGAATTGAAAAGTGAAGAAGCAAAAAAAGAAATTGAATTCTTGGCAAAACTCGCATCAAAACGAAATGTCACTTTGCTTTATGCTGCTCATGATGAAAAAATCAATCATGCTGTCGTTTTAAAAGAAGTCTTAGATCACAAATCTAAAACTCGTTCTAAAGCAACCTAA
- a CDS encoding DUF5602 domain-containing protein, with translation MKLFLSLILSLNLSVALASHSKTYWGAKVDVGNGYAQTFIKMHHTKPEEIGVVVSEDGLTNLPMHDMKEYILPMPTEVAIFPYKHVTFDWNPHGHEPDGVYDKPHFDIHFYFISAQEQQAITCMDDDLPICMQTIPEEYLVSDYAPTPAGVPKMGWHWVDLLSPEFNGGIFTRTFIYGYYGGKTTFLEPMVTLEYLQSKEESELQIRQPAMFPYVGGYFPQEYKIDYDKKHKLHKIVLKEFEEQED, from the coding sequence GTGAAATTATTTTTATCTCTTATCTTAAGTTTAAATTTAAGTGTCGCTCTCGCCAGTCATTCAAAAACCTATTGGGGTGCCAAGGTTGATGTCGGTAATGGTTATGCTCAAACCTTTATAAAAATGCATCACACCAAACCAGAAGAGATTGGTGTTGTTGTTTCTGAAGACGGACTCACAAACCTTCCGATGCACGACATGAAAGAGTATATTCTGCCAATGCCAACCGAGGTCGCAATCTTTCCATATAAGCATGTCACTTTCGACTGGAACCCACACGGTCATGAACCAGATGGTGTTTACGATAAACCGCACTTTGATATCCACTTCTACTTTATATCTGCACAAGAGCAACAAGCGATCACTTGCATGGATGATGATCTTCCTATCTGTATGCAAACTATTCCAGAGGAGTATTTAGTATCAGACTACGCGCCAACACCAGCAGGCGTTCCAAAGATGGGATGGCATTGGGTAGATTTACTCTCACCTGAATTTAACGGGGGCATTTTTACACGAACTTTTATCTATGGTTATTATGGAGGCAAGACCACTTTTCTTGAACCAATGGTGACTCTTGAATACTTACAGTCCAAAGAAGAAAGTGAGTTGCAAATTAGACAACCAGCAATGTTCCCCTATGTCGGTGGATACTTTCCTCAAGAATATAAAATAGATTACGATAAAAAACATAAGTTACATAAGATTGTGTTGAAAGAATTTGAAGAACAAGAAGACTAG
- a CDS encoding phosphoethanolamine transferase, whose product MKLKITQFKLTLLISILFTLFYNFTFFKKTLAIYPLTLHNAFFLASLVIILTTATNLIFTLLLLIMNSVLRLFKIKVIYKRFFLVIFFLAMAAAYVMDSYGVVIDDTMLLNIVRTDAKESLDLITYKLLFYTIFLLIMPTILIYKTKIEEQSFKEDVIIRLKTLSISLILVFVMLVANGKFYASFFREQKPLRYYTNPTYWIYSMGKFGSSLFKNPNKVLQALARESVISAHDLDRDLVILVVGETARRDRFSLNGHKNETNPLLKKEDAISFTNVTSCGTSTAISVPCMFSHFGRTKFSADEANSTENLLDVLSHTKDVSILWRDNNSDSKGVASRVQYEDYKSAATNSICDPECRDEGMLVGLQDYIDKTKEKDILIVLHQMGNHGPAYYKRYPKKFEIFTPVCQTSELEKCTNEEIGNAYDNAILYTDFFLSKVISLLKDNSVKFSTSMFYISDHGESLGENGIYLHGLPYMMAPDVQKEVAMIMWFGGKMAIETDYVSLKKILNAPYSHDNVFHTVLGMMEVESSAYKPELDILHGIHVQPRAEVKN is encoded by the coding sequence ATGAAACTAAAAATTACCCAATTTAAGCTTACCCTTCTTATCTCTATCTTGTTCACGTTATTTTATAACTTTACCTTCTTTAAGAAAACGCTGGCAATTTATCCTTTGACTCTACACAATGCTTTTTTTCTGGCTTCATTAGTCATTATTCTTACTACCGCTACAAATTTGATTTTTACTTTGCTCCTTTTAATTATGAATTCGGTTTTGAGACTGTTTAAAATTAAAGTGATCTATAAAAGATTTTTTTTGGTTATATTTTTCCTGGCAATGGCTGCAGCTTATGTAATGGATAGTTATGGAGTCGTCATAGATGACACGATGTTGTTAAATATCGTTAGAACTGATGCTAAAGAATCTTTGGACCTAATCACCTATAAACTATTATTTTACACTATTTTCCTTTTAATCATGCCAACGATCTTGATTTATAAAACTAAGATTGAAGAGCAATCGTTTAAAGAAGATGTCATTATACGATTAAAAACTCTAAGTATTTCTCTTATTCTTGTTTTTGTCATGCTCGTTGCGAATGGGAAGTTCTATGCTTCTTTTTTTCGTGAGCAAAAGCCATTGAGATATTATACCAATCCGACATATTGGATATATTCGATGGGAAAATTTGGAAGCAGCCTTTTTAAAAATCCAAACAAAGTTCTTCAGGCATTAGCTAGGGAATCAGTGATTTCTGCCCATGATCTTGACCGTGACTTGGTCATTCTTGTTGTTGGTGAAACTGCAAGAAGAGATAGATTTTCATTAAATGGCCATAAAAATGAGACAAATCCACTTCTTAAGAAGGAGGATGCTATAAGTTTTACAAATGTAACTTCATGTGGAACTTCAACGGCCATTTCTGTTCCTTGTATGTTTTCTCATTTTGGACGTACTAAATTTTCAGCGGATGAAGCAAACTCCACAGAAAATCTTTTAGACGTATTATCTCATACCAAAGATGTAAGTATCCTTTGGCGAGATAACAATTCCGATTCTAAAGGGGTTGCCTCTAGAGTTCAGTATGAAGATTATAAATCAGCGGCCACTAATAGTATTTGCGATCCAGAGTGCCGTGATGAGGGAATGCTGGTTGGTCTTCAGGATTATATTGATAAGACCAAGGAGAAGGATATTTTGATTGTTCTTCATCAAATGGGAAATCATGGTCCTGCCTATTATAAACGTTATCCTAAAAAATTTGAAATATTTACTCCCGTGTGTCAAACAAGTGAATTAGAGAAATGTACTAATGAAGAGATTGGTAATGCTTATGATAATGCAATTTTATACACGGATTTTTTCTTATCCAAAGTGATTAGTTTATTAAAAGATAATTCGGTTAAATTTAGTACATCGATGTTTTATATCAGTGATCATGGTGAATCTTTAGGGGAAAATGGAATTTATCTTCATGGTCTTCCTTATATGATGGCCCCAGATGTTCAAAAAGAAGTCGCTATGATTATGTGGTTTGGTGGAAAAATGGCCATAGAAACGGATTATGTTTCTCTTAAGAAGATCCTAAATGCCCCATATTCCCATGATAATGTTTTCCACACAGTTTTGGGAATGATGGAAGTTGAATCTTCTGCTTACAAACCGGAATTGGATATCTTACATGGAATTCATGTTCAACCAAGGGCAGAGGTTAAAAATTAG
- a CDS encoding phosphatase PAP2 family protein: MKFFSLLLFLSISGTAFGQFDFMDNGDQLGPYPVLDSVENKQEVEQMLYLQKVRTGADCAEAQVQATANLATLFGGKNGVLSDNEIAKVKKKLTMVTIKTGTEIYFSKSEFKRPRPYLTHPEIKPCVDLESSTAYPSGHSALARVYARMLSVIYPERSLQFFERADKAAFNRVLGGVHYPSDIVAGKKLGDVLADGYLSDSGLREELERLGR; encoded by the coding sequence ATGAAATTTTTTAGCTTGCTATTATTTTTGAGTATCTCTGGGACAGCATTTGGGCAATTTGATTTCATGGATAACGGCGATCAACTCGGTCCATATCCGGTACTTGATTCAGTTGAAAATAAACAAGAAGTCGAACAGATGCTCTACCTTCAAAAAGTAAGAACCGGTGCCGATTGTGCAGAAGCTCAAGTGCAGGCCACGGCCAATCTGGCAACTTTGTTTGGTGGGAAAAATGGAGTGCTAAGTGACAATGAAATTGCTAAAGTTAAAAAGAAATTAACTATGGTTACTATTAAGACTGGTACTGAAATTTATTTTTCAAAGTCAGAGTTTAAACGTCCAAGGCCTTATTTAACTCATCCTGAAATTAAGCCTTGTGTAGACCTGGAAAGCAGTACCGCCTATCCAAGCGGACATTCAGCACTTGCTAGGGTTTATGCACGTATGCTGTCCGTTATTTATCCGGAAAGAAGCCTGCAATTTTTTGAAAGAGCCGATAAAGCGGCCTTCAATAGAGTGTTAGGTGGAGTTCATTACCCAAGCGATATTGTTGCTGGAAAAAAGTTAGGGGATGTTTTGGCCGATGGATATCTTTCAGACAGTGGATTACGCGAAGAGCTTGAAAGATTGGGCAGATAA
- a CDS encoding HAMP domain-containing sensor histidine kinase gives MFLKRVKARFSQLSYRLALTYLLFFIPCYLITFGIFYAWTSDFLQTRDRDLIESRMGQYQEIVEREGIVGLKKIYFDTKMRSGSSRYLIQLYDLKGNDLFLHMSEELNKEFSNIDFQLKKSLDLKNDSWFYLESKDHDEDAVEVKTVLLANDLRLNVGASTEERDELLEKFQVIFLTIFIPLLISSIICSILIAQKFLKPISNLSGLIKKIKDGNLSQRAVVPKFKDELHELATAFNDMLSQIEFLIEAMKDTLDNVAHDLRTPIARVRLAAELALKSESPEQLKIAAEESVENLDVILNMIQTIMTMSGLNSKTLQLKKEHFYALHIIEEVVDLYLFVAEEKQITISIECSDSIQVFADRFMIRQALANLIDNAIKYSSTNTHISIVCYEEDQRIIFLIKDQGTGISSDDTPRIWERLYRGDKSRSEKGFGLGLSLVKIFIESNDGNVSLESTSDKGSVFKFSLPND, from the coding sequence ATGTTCTTAAAAAGGGTTAAGGCCCGCTTCAGTCAACTCAGTTATCGATTGGCCTTGACCTATCTGTTATTTTTCATTCCCTGTTATCTCATCACATTCGGTATTTTTTATGCATGGACTTCTGATTTTCTTCAAACGAGAGATCGTGACTTAATTGAGTCGAGAATGGGGCAGTATCAAGAAATTGTTGAAAGAGAAGGGATTGTAGGGCTAAAAAAGATCTATTTTGATACAAAGATGCGTTCTGGTTCTTCAAGATATCTTATTCAGCTCTACGACTTAAAAGGAAATGATTTATTTCTACATATGAGTGAGGAGCTTAATAAAGAATTTTCTAATATTGATTTTCAGTTGAAAAAATCTCTTGATTTAAAAAATGACAGCTGGTTTTACCTAGAATCTAAGGATCATGATGAAGATGCTGTTGAAGTTAAAACAGTTCTTCTGGCTAACGATCTTAGATTAAATGTAGGAGCTAGCACTGAAGAAAGAGATGAACTACTAGAAAAATTTCAAGTCATTTTTTTAACGATCTTTATACCTTTGCTTATTTCTTCAATTATATGCTCAATTCTAATCGCACAAAAATTTCTCAAACCAATTAGTAATCTTTCAGGACTCATAAAAAAAATTAAAGATGGCAACTTATCTCAAAGAGCAGTTGTCCCTAAGTTTAAAGACGAATTACATGAACTTGCAACTGCTTTCAATGATATGCTTTCCCAGATAGAATTTTTAATCGAGGCCATGAAAGACACTCTGGATAATGTGGCCCATGACTTGAGAACACCTATCGCCAGAGTAAGACTTGCAGCAGAGCTTGCATTAAAAAGTGAATCTCCTGAACAGTTAAAAATTGCAGCAGAAGAGAGTGTTGAAAATCTTGATGTCATTTTGAATATGATTCAAACGATTATGACAATGTCTGGATTAAATTCAAAAACTTTACAGTTAAAGAAAGAGCATTTTTATGCACTTCATATTATTGAAGAAGTGGTGGATTTATATCTTTTTGTTGCAGAAGAAAAACAAATTACGATATCAATTGAGTGCTCAGACAGTATTCAGGTTTTCGCAGACCGCTTTATGATACGGCAGGCCCTTGCTAATCTTATCGATAATGCAATTAAGTATTCATCAACTAATACCCATATTTCGATAGTGTGTTACGAAGAAGATCAAAGAATAATTTTTTTAATTAAAGATCAAGGCACAGGAATTTCAAGTGATGATACTCCTCGTATCTGGGAGAGACTATACCGCGGTGATAAGAGTCGCAGTGAAAAAGGTTTTGGCCTGGGACTAAGTCTCGTTAAGATCTTTATTGAATCAAATGACGGCAACGTCTCTTTAGAAAGTACTTCAGATAAAGGTAGTGTTTTTAAATTTTCTCTTCCTAATGACTAG
- a CDS encoding substrate-binding periplasmic protein: MLLFLSLISASAFALPVYTVGVEDIDYMPIFSSTHNPENFKGYARDVLDRFAKSEKIEFRYVALPVKRFIYVYQSGKLDFAFPDNPNWNLPKKDNLNIIYSNPIITFQDAIFVRPEKLGLGIEKMKVLGTLKGFSAWKFQKYIDSGKMRVESTHAPESLIHMALLGRVDGINMAQQVARYHLKKIGNEKGLVPDPQLLPSQDSYYYFSTLHHPEIIKKLNLFLKKDAANIHELKNKYGL; this comes from the coding sequence TTGCTTTTATTTTTATCTTTAATCAGTGCGAGTGCCTTCGCATTACCTGTTTATACAGTCGGCGTTGAAGACATTGATTATATGCCTATCTTTTCAAGCACACATAATCCAGAAAACTTTAAAGGTTATGCTCGTGACGTTCTCGACAGATTTGCGAAGTCAGAAAAAATTGAATTTCGATATGTTGCTCTTCCTGTCAAAAGGTTTATTTATGTTTATCAATCTGGAAAACTAGATTTTGCTTTCCCTGATAATCCCAACTGGAATCTTCCTAAAAAGGATAATTTAAATATCATTTACTCTAATCCTATTATTACTTTTCAGGATGCTATTTTTGTACGCCCGGAAAAACTAGGATTAGGAATAGAAAAAATGAAAGTATTGGGAACCTTAAAAGGTTTTAGTGCTTGGAAATTTCAGAAGTATATTGACTCAGGCAAAATGAGGGTAGAAAGCACCCATGCTCCAGAAAGTCTTATTCATATGGCCCTGCTTGGAAGAGTTGACGGAATCAATATGGCCCAGCAAGTAGCTCGTTATCATTTAAAAAAGATAGGTAATGAAAAAGGTCTCGTGCCTGATCCTCAACTTTTACCATCACAAGATAGTTATTATTATTTTTCGACTTTACATCATCCTGAAATTATCAAAAAACTAAACCTTTTTTTAAAAAAAGATGCGGCCAATATCCATGAGCTAAAAAATAAATATGGTCTTTGA